In the Quercus lobata isolate SW786 chromosome 5, ValleyOak3.0 Primary Assembly, whole genome shotgun sequence genome, one interval contains:
- the LOC115990971 gene encoding protein FAR1-RELATED SEQUENCE 5-like, which yields MDTSQIILLEDELNDCIADQQEEAQIEPTHGSPKNSNTPSRHSKEIVEVPEIVLEDEFIGWIVDQQEETKVEPTLGSPNKSNTPTIGMKFDCDESAYEFYKEYAHRIGFSVRKHFVKRGNAGQIIRRTFSCSKEGERAVDKRHENASYRRPISRIGCLAQMTCHLQKDGMLHVVSFHGQHSHEFAPSPMKHMLRSKRKNSSAQKAIANDVERSGISIKQTIELLSMQAGGRENLGFMDVDYKNHVHNERRMDLRKGDGPAMMEYFHKMQLADPSYFYSIQVDDDGQIMNIFWADARSIVDYGHFGKQPRTILTDQSAAMAKAIIENAAKNLHHVFHSSKYFANDFTDCLYEYEDEDEWLVSWDYMFKEYGLTDNKWLCSIFDVKEKWAMVYGRHMFTADMKSTQRSESINNVLKKYLKPKHDCVRFSGHYSRVLVDKRHQELQAEFKMRQTKPILQSNVEMLRHVMELYTLEIFQMFQDEYMKIADCTIYKANKSDTITEYKLQEVQLCRNSLCPCFESS from the exons ATGGATACTAGtcaaatcattttattggaAGATGAATTGAATGATTGTATAGCTGATCAACAAGAGGAGGCTCAAATAGAACCTACTCATGGAagcccaaaaaattcaaatactccAAGTAGACATAGCAAGGAAATTGTAGAAGTACCAGAAATTGTATTGGAAGATGAATTCATTGGTTGGATAGTTGATCAACAAGAGGAGACTAAAGTAGAACCTACTCTTGGAAGcccaaacaaatcaaatactCCAacaattggcatgaaatttgattGTGATGAGAGTGCATATGAATTTTACAAAGAATATGCTCACCGAATTGGCTTTAGTGTACGGAAACATTTTGTAAAGCGAGGAAATGCAGGGCAAATTATAAGGAGAACATTTAGTTGCTCAAAAGAGGGTGAACGAGCTGTTGACAAACGTCACGAAAATGCATCTTATCGTCGTCCAATTTCACGAATAGGTTGTTTAGCACAGATGACTTGTCATCTTCAAAAGGATGGTATGTTAcatgttgtttcttttcatgGTCAACATAGTCATGAGTTTGCTCCTTCACCAATGAAACATATGTTAAGATCGAAGAGAAAAAATTCATCTGCTCAAAAAGCCATTGCAAATGATGTAGAGAGGTCTGGAATATCAATTAAACAAACCATTGAATTATTGAGCATGCAAGCTGGGGGTCGTGAAAATCTTGGGTTTATGGATGTTGACTATAAGAATCATGTACATAATGAGAGGAGGATGGATTTGAGGAAAGGAGATGGACCTGCTATGATGGAGTACTTTCATAAGATGCAATTGGCAGATCcatcttatttttattcaatacaaGTTGATGATGATGGTCAAATCATGAACATTTTTTGGGCTGATGCTAGATCAATAGTTGATTACGGGCACTTTG GAAAGCAGCCAAGAACTATACTTACAGATCAATCTGCTGCAATGGCTAAAGCAATAATAGAG AATGCTGCTAAGAATCTACATCATGTATTTCATTCATCTAAGTATTTTGCAAATGATTTTACTGATTGTTTGTATGAgtatgaagatgaagatgaatggCTTGTTTCATGGGATTATATGTTTAAGGAATATGGTCTTACTGATAATAAATGGTTATGTAGCATATTTGATGTGAAAGAAAAATGGGCTATGGTATATGGTCGACATATGTTCACTGCTGATATGAAAAGCACCCAACGTAGTGAATCAATAAACAATGTGTTGAAGAAATACTTGAAACCAAAACATGATTGTGTGCGCTTTTCAGGACATTACTCTAGAGTTTTGGTTGATAAGAGACATCAAGAACTACAGGCAGAGTTCAAAATGAGGCAAACAAAACCGATTTTACAATCTAATGTAGAGATGTTGAGACATGTTATGGAGCTGTACACCCTAGAaatttttcaaatgtttcaaGATGAATATATGAAGATTGCTGATTGTACTATATACAAGGCTAATAAATCTGATACTATCACAGAATACAAG TTGCAAGAAGTTCAGCTTTGTAGGAATTCTTTGTGCCCATGCTTTGAAAGTTCttga
- the LOC115990972 gene encoding uncharacterized protein LOC115990972, translating into MVWGLQVPNKFKHFIWQACNNAFPTMSNLFRRKITPSDQCELCKLYPKDPLHAIWSCREVETVWSSSHCFNQANLPQPQSFTDLLSLFLQVKEDHRKEVFSIVVSLLWNQQNTIHFDRPVKATDQILSMAGNLLQDFLAAQQIEPVIPSPPTLQHWTKLDLQYHKVNFDAAMFREAHLPSISVVVQDWRGEFVGALSSSMLLTHSVVEMEALACRKAIEFAIEIGLQRVIFEGDSAMVINALNQNNVGLSSYGAVIEDIRSLALVFESCVFAHTSRVCNSVADAIAKKAKAFRSALVWLNGPPDDIVSLLLFDVH; encoded by the coding sequence ATGGTGTGGGGGCTTCAGGTTCCTAACAAGTTTAAGCATTTCATCTGGCAAGCGTGTAATAACGCTTTTCCAACTATGAGTAACTTGTTCCGGAGAAAAATCACACCATCTGATCAGTGTGAGCTTTGCAAACTTTATCCTAAGGATCCGTTGCATGCTATCTGGTCATGCAGAGAAGTGGAGACCGTTTGGAGCTCATCCCACTGCTTTAACCAAGCAAATCTCCCCCAACCCCAAAGTTTTACCGACttactctccctttttttgcAGGTTAAGGAGGACCATAGAAAGGAGGTGTTTTCCATTGTAGTGTCGCTGCTGTGGAACCAACAAAACACCATCCACTTCGATAGACCTGTGAAAGCTACGGACCAGATTCTATCAATGGCAGGAAACTTGCTGCAAGATTTTCTAGCAGCCCAGCAGATTGAACCGGTCATCCCATCCCCACCTACATTGCAACATTGGACCAAACTTGACTTACAATATCATAAAGTCAACTTCGATGCTGCAATGTTCAGGGAGGCGCATTTGCCTAGTATCAGTGTCGTTGTTCAGGATTGGAGAGGCGAGTTTGTTGGTGCATTATCTTCCTCAATGTTGCTGACTCATTCGGTTGTTGAAATGGAAGCTTTAGCGTGCCGAAAAGCTATCGAATTTGCTATAGAAATTGGATTACAGAGAGTGATTTTTGAAGGGGACTCAGCTATGGTTATCAATGCTTTAAACCAAAACAATGTTGGTCTCTCATCTTACGGTGCCGTCATAGAAGACATTCGCAGTCTAGCTTTGGTGTTTGAGTCATGTGTTTTTGCTCATACCAGTCGAGTTTGTAATAGTGTGGCTGATGCTATTgcaaaaaaagcaaaagcttTTAGGAGTGCTCTGGTCTGGTTGAACGGCCCACCTGATGACATAGTGTCCTTGCTTCTATTTGATGTTCACTGA
- the LOC115992253 gene encoding glucan endo-1,3-beta-glucosidase 6 isoform X2: MGSGIQVMVGISNDMLATLSSSTMASDLWVRQNVSTYMVKGGVDIRYVAVGNEPFLSSYAGQYESYVMPALLNLQQSLAKANLAGYVKLVVPCNADAYESTLPSQGAFRPELTQIITQIVSFLNSNGSPFVVNIYPFLSLYANADFPQEYAFFEGTTHAITDGPNVYYNAFDGNFDTLVAALSKLGYGQMPIVIGEIGWPTDGAIGANLTAARVFNQGLINHVLSNKGTPLRPGVPPVDIYLFSLLDEGAKSVLPGNFERHWGIFSFDGQAKYALNLGSGNRFLKNARNVQYLPSRWCVANPSTDLSEVTNHMKLACSVADCTTLNYGGSCNAIGAKGNISYAFNSYYQLQMQNSQSCDFDGLGMVTFLDPSVGDCRFVVGLTDVSSSSYRPNCRWLILWFLILWGFWVFAT, encoded by the exons ATGGGGTCTGGGATTCAAGTCATGGTTGGAATCTCCAATGATATGCTGGCCACTTTGAGCTCATCCACTATGGCCTCAGATTTGTGGGTTCGCCAGAATGTGTCCACATATATGGTTAAAGGTGGCGTTGATATCAG GTATGTTGCAGTAGGAAATGAGCCCTTCCTTTCTAGTTACGCAGGTCAATATGAGTCCTATGTCATGCCCGCATTGCTCAATCTTCAACAGTCCTTAGCCAAAGCTAATCTTGCAGGCTATGTAAAGTTGGTGGTACCTTGCAATGCTGATGCATATGAATCCACCCTTCCTTCTCAAGGGGCATTCCGACCTGAACTGACTCAAATTATCACTCAAATTGTTTCATTCCTCAACTCAAATGGTTCCCCATTTGTAGTCAATATTTACCCATTTCTAAGTCTCTATGCGAACGCTGATTTTCCACAAGAGTATGCATTTTTTGAGGGGACTACTCATGCTATTACGGATGGGCCCAATGTTTACTACAATGCATTTGATGGGAATTTTGACACTTTAGTTGCAGCTCTAAGCAAACTTGGATATGGTCAGATGCCCATAGTTATTGGGGAAATAGGTTGGCCTACAGATGGAGCCATTGGTGCAAATCTCACTGCAGCAAGGGTTTTTAATCAAGGGCTCATAAATCATGTTCTGAGTAACAAAGGAACCCCGCTGAGGCCTGGTGTCCCTCCAGTGGATATTTACCTTTTCAGTCTCCTTGATGAAGGGGCAAAGAGCGTACTTCCAGGAAACTTTGAGAGGCATTGGGgtattttttcctttgatggcCAAGCGAAATATGCGCTAAACCTTGGTTCGGGCAATAGGTTTTTAAAGAATGCAAGGAATGTTCAATATCTTCCATCTAGATGGTGTGTGGCAAACCCATCTACAGATTTGTCAGAGGTGACGAACCACATGAAACTTGCCTGTAGTGTTGCAGATTGTACTACACTTAACTACGGGGGATCATGTAATGCCATTGGAGCAAAGGGAAATATCTCATATGCATTCAACAGTTACTATCAGCTGCAAATGCAGAATTCACAGAGTTGCGATTTTGATGGGCTTGGTATGGTCACTTTCCTAGACCCTTCTGTTGGGGATTGTAGGTTTGTTGTGGGCCTCACCGATGTTAGTTCATCAAGCTATCGACCAAATTGTAGGTGGCttattctttggtttttgatCCTGtgggggttttgggtttttgcgACCTGA
- the LOC115992961 gene encoding E3 ubiquitin-protein ligase RGLG5-like: MGGKSSKSDSPRYSFNHDTSYGYASQSDLGSSSSPYPGNYADYERRSKLQSRYKRIGDDYHSLEQVTQALHQAGLESSNLIVGIDFTKSNEWTGARSFNHRSLHHLGDHSNPYEQAISIIGRTLSAFDEDNLIPCYGFGDATTHDQEVFSFHPDEKPCNGFEEVLSCYREIVPQVHLAGPTSFAPIIETAIGIVDNSGGQYHVLMIIADGQVTRSVNTGSGNFSPQERSTINAIVKASNYPLSIVLVGVGDGPWDIMHEFDDNIPSRAFDNFQFVNFTEIMLKYIPASKKETEFALAALMEIPSQYRATMDLQLLGCRKGTPRRFPLPPPVRSISENPYPKYIQSSSNERYNVHSNEHNNGYTWSSNIEQESGFHYAYSTPSSEHSPHSRTCPVCLWSKKDLALGCGHQTCYDCGQVLTSCPICRTHITTRIKLYE, translated from the exons ATGGGAGGCAAATCATCTAAATCTGACAGTCCACGATACAGTTTCAACCATGATACTTCATATGGTTATGCTTCTCAATCAGACCTTGGCTCTTCATCCTCTCCTTATCCAGGAAATTACGCTGATTATGAAAGAAGAAGCAAGCTGCAGTCAAGGTACAAAAGAATTGGTGACGACTACCACTCTCTGGAACAG GTGACACAAGCTCTTCACCAAGCTGGTCTTGAATCTTCCAATCTTATTGTTGGCATTGATTTCACAAAGAGTAATGAGTGGACAGGCGCACGATCTTTCAACCATAGGAGCCTGCATCACCTTGGAGATCACTCAAATCCATATGAACAGGCAATATCAATAATTGGCAGGACGCTTTCAGCATTTGATGAGGATAACCTTATTCCTTGTTATGGGTTTGGCGATG CAACTACACATGATCAagaagtttttagttttcatccAGATGAAAAACCTTGTAATGGATTTGAGGAAGTACTTTCTTGTTATCGAGAAATAGTGCCACAAGTACATCTAGCTG GTCCAACATCTTTTGCTCCGATCATCGAAACTGCAATTGGAATAGTTGACAATAGTGGTGGTCAGTATCATGTTCTTATGATCATTGCTGATGGACAG GTAACAAGAAGTGTGAACACCGGTTCTGGTAACTTTAGTCCTCAAGAGAGAAGTACCATCAATGCTATTGTGAAAGCGAG TAATTATCCTTTGTCAATAGTTTTGGTTGGAGTTGGTGATGGACCATGGGACATAATGCATGAGTTTGATGACAACATTCCATCTCGGGCTTTTGATAATTTCCAG TTTGTAAATTTCACTGAAATCATGTTGAAGTACATCCCTGCATCCAAGAAAGAGACAGAGTTTGCTTTGGCTGCACTAATGGAGATACCATCACAATACAGAGCTACAATGGACCTGCAACTTCTGGG CTGCCGAAAAGGAACTCCTCGGAGATTTCCACTCCCGCCTCCAGTTAGAAGCATTTCAGAAAATCCTTATCCAAAGTATATACAATCAAGCAGCAATGAACGTTATAATGTACATAGCAATGAACACAACAATGGATATACGTGGTCAAGCAACATTGAACAAGAAAGTGGATTTCATTATGCTTATTCTACTCCATCATCAGAGCATTCTCCACACAGCAGG ACTTGTCCTGTGTGCTTGTGGAGTAAGAAAGATCTTGCATTGGGATGTGGACATCAG ACATGCTATGATTGTGGACAGGTCTTAACCTCTTGCCCAATTTGTCGAACTCACATAACAACAAGGATAAAGCTGTATGAGTAA
- the LOC115992253 gene encoding glucan endo-1,3-beta-glucosidase 5 isoform X1: MVFIFCFLEPSRKLLFQTKMLSLPRFRVAALISLILINSSLKAESAIGVNWGTLSFHRLKPTTVVDLLKENKVQKVKLFDADPGALKALMGSGIQVMVGISNDMLATLSSSTMASDLWVRQNVSTYMVKGGVDIRYVAVGNEPFLSSYAGQYESYVMPALLNLQQSLAKANLAGYVKLVVPCNADAYESTLPSQGAFRPELTQIITQIVSFLNSNGSPFVVNIYPFLSLYANADFPQEYAFFEGTTHAITDGPNVYYNAFDGNFDTLVAALSKLGYGQMPIVIGEIGWPTDGAIGANLTAARVFNQGLINHVLSNKGTPLRPGVPPVDIYLFSLLDEGAKSVLPGNFERHWGIFSFDGQAKYALNLGSGNRFLKNARNVQYLPSRWCVANPSTDLSEVTNHMKLACSVADCTTLNYGGSCNAIGAKGNISYAFNSYYQLQMQNSQSCDFDGLGMVTFLDPSVGDCRFVVGLTDVSSSSYRPNCRWLILWFLILWGFWVFAT; the protein is encoded by the exons atggtatttattttttgttttttggaaccCAGCAGGAAACTCCTTTTCCAGACAAAGATGTTGTCATTGCCTAGATTCAGAGTTGCTGCTTTAATTTCTCTCATACTTATAAACTCATCTCTGAAAGCAGAATCAGCCATAGGAGTGAACTGGGGGACCTTGTCATTCCACAGGCTGAAACCTACCACAGTGGTGGATCTCCTAAAAGAGAACAAGGTACAAAAAGTTAAGCTTTTTGATGCAGACCCAGGTGCTCTTAAGGCTCTCATGGGGTCTGGGATTCAAGTCATGGTTGGAATCTCCAATGATATGCTGGCCACTTTGAGCTCATCCACTATGGCCTCAGATTTGTGGGTTCGCCAGAATGTGTCCACATATATGGTTAAAGGTGGCGTTGATATCAG GTATGTTGCAGTAGGAAATGAGCCCTTCCTTTCTAGTTACGCAGGTCAATATGAGTCCTATGTCATGCCCGCATTGCTCAATCTTCAACAGTCCTTAGCCAAAGCTAATCTTGCAGGCTATGTAAAGTTGGTGGTACCTTGCAATGCTGATGCATATGAATCCACCCTTCCTTCTCAAGGGGCATTCCGACCTGAACTGACTCAAATTATCACTCAAATTGTTTCATTCCTCAACTCAAATGGTTCCCCATTTGTAGTCAATATTTACCCATTTCTAAGTCTCTATGCGAACGCTGATTTTCCACAAGAGTATGCATTTTTTGAGGGGACTACTCATGCTATTACGGATGGGCCCAATGTTTACTACAATGCATTTGATGGGAATTTTGACACTTTAGTTGCAGCTCTAAGCAAACTTGGATATGGTCAGATGCCCATAGTTATTGGGGAAATAGGTTGGCCTACAGATGGAGCCATTGGTGCAAATCTCACTGCAGCAAGGGTTTTTAATCAAGGGCTCATAAATCATGTTCTGAGTAACAAAGGAACCCCGCTGAGGCCTGGTGTCCCTCCAGTGGATATTTACCTTTTCAGTCTCCTTGATGAAGGGGCAAAGAGCGTACTTCCAGGAAACTTTGAGAGGCATTGGGgtattttttcctttgatggcCAAGCGAAATATGCGCTAAACCTTGGTTCGGGCAATAGGTTTTTAAAGAATGCAAGGAATGTTCAATATCTTCCATCTAGATGGTGTGTGGCAAACCCATCTACAGATTTGTCAGAGGTGACGAACCACATGAAACTTGCCTGTAGTGTTGCAGATTGTACTACACTTAACTACGGGGGATCATGTAATGCCATTGGAGCAAAGGGAAATATCTCATATGCATTCAACAGTTACTATCAGCTGCAAATGCAGAATTCACAGAGTTGCGATTTTGATGGGCTTGGTATGGTCACTTTCCTAGACCCTTCTGTTGGGGATTGTAGGTTTGTTGTGGGCCTCACCGATGTTAGTTCATCAAGCTATCGACCAAATTGTAGGTGGCttattctttggtttttgatCCTGtgggggttttgggtttttgcgACCTGA